The sequence below is a genomic window from Bacteroidales bacterium MB20-C3-3.
ATTCAGGGAAGAAATATCCATCCCGGTTATGCAAAGGATAAGATGATTAATGCAATAATCCTCGGCACTGAACTTAATGCAATGCTTCCTGTAGATCAAAGGCCTGAATACACTACAGAATACGAAGGTTTTTTTCATATTATCAGATTTGACGGAACTGTTGAAAAAGCTAATATCCAATACATAATCAGAGATCATGACTTTGATAAATTTGAGTCAAAAAAGGTTTTGATTAGTCAGTGTGTTGATTTTCTAAACAAGAAATATGGTGATGGCACTTTTTCTCTTGAACTGAAAGATCAGTACTATAACATGAGAAAACAGGTTGAACCTCACTATCATATTATAGAGAAAGCAGTTGAAGCAATGGAGATGGCTGGTATCAAACCTAAAATTAAACCAATAAGAGGTGGGACTGACGGAGCCAGACTCTCGTTTATGGGTCTCCCTTGTCCAAATATATTTGCAGGCGGGCATAACTTTCACGGTAAGTTTGAGTATATCCCTGCAGAGAGTATGGAGAAAGCAACAGAGGTAATTATTAACCTTGTCTCACTATACTCAAAAGAAATTAAAAAGTAATTAATATAATTCAACAAATCATGTTATTAACAACAACATCCACAATAGAGGGTAAAGTAATTGAACATTACTACGGACTTGTTTCCGGAGAGACAATAATAGGGGCTAATATTATTCGCGATCTCCTTGCCGGTATCAGGGATATAGTTGGCGGAAGATCAGGCTCATATGAACAGGTATTAAAGGAGGCCAAGGAGGAGTGTCTGAAAGAGATTACTGCACAGGCTACTGCTATGGGAGCCAATGCGATAATTGCTATCGACCTTGACTACGAGACAGTAGGAGGTTCAATGCTAATGGTTACAGCTGCCGGAACAGCTGTAAAATACAGATAGAAAACTATGTATAATTTTGACGAACAGATAGATAGGCGGGGAAGCTACTCCG
It includes:
- a CDS encoding YbjQ family protein, which translates into the protein MLLTTTSTIEGKVIEHYYGLVSGETIIGANIIRDLLAGIRDIVGGRSGSYEQVLKEAKEECLKEITAQATAMGANAIIAIDLDYETVGGSMLMVTAAGTAVKYR